The following are from one region of the Sorghum bicolor cultivar BTx623 chromosome 2, Sorghum_bicolor_NCBIv3, whole genome shotgun sequence genome:
- the LOC8081194 gene encoding two-component response regulator ORR33, whose product MNENGGVVTCPRLPYALKGLSDGRFKDIDVVLVQAAKVAKCGFDFRSIIESDLRIPVVYCEYIPVPTPLQCIGSCMQKFDGLVWWLQADLAPDHKATGDEADQLLHTLQEATYIIKKPFDDGKELGSTLPMVIAWRKCVLESQAKRAVDDAVEAASALPGSSSTNNVDEKGENEEEGRVHFKVVKSTVRNRKRKSGSGCDPSASSSSLAATGGGGAGGDPAAAKRQEHLNVAAARQEKDNMPSQQQSVVQQDMVAPPVGNHFTGLMTGGGDMTVGASSSIAADASLLQPSDRSSQQFDQDMIATMLAVYASPDYPPVEPQQHHVDEAGEATNEAAMALASLYMDNFISYDTVGSLIAPHDRQVLGMDSNVNELTMAGGGGAFDSNAASFMDLGVAAPPNDDKLLSPGAQDNDDDDDYIFRSLMGSQGPADMAVDGNAGLMAGMFPYDDQFEDDTPFPLEALLEETEADMGNNADQDDQLQGGASGAGAAAAADVAGTTSLVNGEGGGMMSVWDMGATATDGAKELQAAMYNNADQDDQLQGGATGGASAANAAGTTSLVSGEGGVMSDWDWDMGDFFMDSTGDFMFPHPHYMDSPK is encoded by the exons ATGAATGAAAATGGAGGAG TGGTCACATGCCCCCGCCTCCCCTATGCCCTCAAGGGCCTCTCAGATGGCAGGTTCAAAGACATCGACGTCGTCCTCGTCCAAGCTGCCAAGGTCGCCAAGTGCGGCTTCGACTTCCGCAGCATCATCGAGTCCGATCTCCGCATCCCCGTCGTCTACTGTGAGTACATACCGGTACCTACTCCATTGCAATGCATCGGATCGTGCATGCAGAAGTTTGATGGTTTGGTTTGGTGGTTGCAAGCAGACCTCGCGCCGGATCACAAGGCCACCGGCGATGAGGCAGACCAGCTGCTCCACACGCTGCAGGAGGcgacctacatcatcaagaagcCGTTTGACGACGGCAAAGAACTAGGATCCACCCTCCCCATGGTCATCGCGTGGCGCAAGTGCGTCCTGGAGTCCCAGGCGAAAAGGGCGGTCGATGACGCCGTCGAGGCAGCTTCAGCTTTGCCCGGCTCTAGCTCTACCAACAATGTTGACGAAAAAGGCGAGAACGAAGAAGAAGGGCGAGTCCATTTCAAGGTCGTCAAGAGCACCGTGAGAAATCGGAAGAGGAAGAGCGGCAGTGGCTGCGACCCTagtgcctcctcctcctccttggccgccaccggcggcggcggcgcag GAGGCGACCCCGCAGCAGCCAAGAGGCAGGAGCACCTGAACGTGGCAGCAGCAAGGCAGGAAAAGGACAACATGCCTAGCCAGCAGCAG TCTGTGGTGCAGCAAGACATGGTCGCACCACCAGTCGGCAATCATTTCACAGGCCTGATGACTGGAGGTGGTGACATGACTGTCGGAGCTTCCTCGTCTATAGCCGCCGATGCTTCACTTCTTCAACCTTCAGACCGTAGCTCACAACAATTTGACCAAGACATGATTGCAACCATGCTGGCCGTGTACGCCAGCCCGGATTACCCACCTGTGGAGCCCCAGCAGCATCACGTTGATGAAGCAGGCGAAGCAACAAACGAGGCAGCAATGGCATTGGCATCGCTGTACATGGACAACTTCATCAGCTACGACACCGTTGGATCACTCATCGCGCCTCATGATCGTCAGGTACTTGGCATGGACTCCAATGTGAACGAGCTGACAATGGCAGGAGGCGGCGGAGCATTTGACAGCAATGCTGCATCGTTCATGGATCTCGGCGTGGCGGCACCGCCAAACGATGATAAGCTACTGTCACCCGGAGCACaggacaacgacgacgacgatgactaCATCTTTAGATCGCTCATGGGGTCGCAAGGCCCAGCTGACATGGCGGTGGATGGGAACGCTGGCCTCATGGCAGGAATGTTCCCTTATGATGATCAGTTTGAGGATGACACACCGTTCCCTCTTGAAGCACTTCTTGAAGAGACTGAAGCTGACATGGGCAACAATGCCGATCAAGATGACCAGCTGCAGGGTGGCGCATCTGGCGCCggggctgccgccgccgccgatgttGCAGGGACAACCTCGCTTGTCAACGGGGAAGGTGGTGGCATGATGAGTGTCTGGGACATGGGTGCTACTGCTACTGATGGCGCCAAAGAGCTGCAAGCTGCCATGTACAACAACGCCGATCAAGACGACCAGCTGCAGGGTGGAGCAACTGGTGGCGCCAGCGCTGCCAATGCTGCAGGGACAACCTCGCTTGTCAGCGGGGAAGGTGGTGTGATGAGTGACTGGGACTGGGACATGGGTGATTTCTTCATGGATAGCACTGGGGATTTCATGTTCCCGCACCCACACTACATGGACAGCCCCAAGTAG